One region of Mucilaginibacter gotjawali genomic DNA includes:
- a CDS encoding CapA family protein translates to MSRRFLLLIIAATLYFSSCGEKQENRQAEKHQPKAKPVVVASKPKVVANSVCIAAVGDIMLGTSYPDNRTLPPDSAKSSFKNVLDELKNADITFGNLEGTLLDTGAPAYFKLHQLQPAFLFRMPVSYGAVIKQAGFNVLSLANNHSNDFDQKGRVSTMKVLDSLGIQYGGLNSKPSAIFKINGITYGFCAFAPNGQTLPLLNLKKSAAIIQQLKQQCDIVIVSFHGGGEGAAYEHIPCTYEKFITENRGDVHAFAHNAIDAGADIILGNGPHVCRAMELYKNRLIAYSLGNFCTYRCVSVAGICGMAPVLKVYLNKKGEFLNGRIISNMQSHNNGLMPDSLNRVANHIKMLTATDFEQPGLNITDDGTILPVKY, encoded by the coding sequence ATTTTTCTTCCTGCGGGGAAAAACAGGAAAACAGACAGGCTGAAAAGCATCAGCCTAAAGCTAAACCCGTGGTTGTTGCATCAAAGCCAAAGGTAGTCGCCAATTCTGTTTGTATAGCCGCCGTTGGCGATATCATGCTGGGCACCTCCTATCCTGATAACCGGACCTTACCACCCGACAGTGCCAAAAGCAGTTTTAAAAATGTTTTGGATGAATTGAAAAATGCCGATATTACTTTTGGTAACCTTGAAGGCACTTTACTGGACACCGGCGCACCGGCATATTTTAAGTTGCACCAGCTACAGCCTGCTTTTTTATTCAGAATGCCGGTGAGTTACGGTGCGGTAATTAAACAGGCAGGATTTAATGTACTTAGCCTTGCCAATAACCATAGTAATGATTTTGACCAAAAGGGGCGCGTAAGTACGATGAAAGTGCTCGACAGCCTCGGCATTCAATATGGCGGGCTTAACAGCAAACCTTCGGCCATCTTTAAAATTAATGGCATTACCTATGGGTTTTGCGCCTTCGCACCAAACGGACAAACATTGCCGCTCCTGAACCTGAAGAAATCGGCAGCAATTATACAGCAATTAAAACAACAATGTGATATTGTAATTGTTTCCTTTCATGGCGGTGGCGAAGGCGCCGCCTATGAGCACATCCCCTGTACTTACGAAAAGTTTATTACCGAAAACCGCGGTGATGTACATGCCTTTGCGCATAATGCTATTGATGCCGGCGCTGATATCATACTGGGAAACGGACCACATGTTTGCCGGGCTATGGAACTTTATAAAAACCGGCTGATTGCCTATAGCCTCGGTAACTTTTGTACCTACAGGTGTGTTAGTGTAGCGGGCATTTGCGGCATGGCCCCGGTATTAAAGGTTTATCTAAATAAAAAAGGCGAATTTTTAAACGGCCGTATCATCTCGAACATGCAATCACATAACAACGGCTTAATGCCCGATAGTCTGAACCGGGTAGCCAACCATATTAAAATGTTAACTGCTACCGATTTCGAACAACCCGGGTTAAATATAACCGATGACGGAACGATTTTGCCTGTAAAATATTAA
- a CDS encoding SPFH domain-containing protein, whose product MTPEIGTLIFVFIILVVLFSSFVSVKQGTIVVITIFGKYRRILTPGLNFKLPFIESIYSKISIQNRSVELEFQAVTFDQANVYFKAMLLYSVLDQQEETIKNVAFKFVDDRNLMQALIRTVEGSIRAFVATKRQSEVLILRRDIVEHVKEQLDVVLEGWGYHLQDLQLNDITFDEVIMKSMSQVVASNNLKAAAENEGQALLITKTKAAEAEGNAIKISAEAERQASQLRGQGVALFREEVAKGMSVAAKEMQDANMDTSVILFTMWTESIKHFAENSTGNVIFLDGSTDAMQHTMKELMALNQLHADKVKK is encoded by the coding sequence ATGACACCTGAAATAGGCACTTTAATTTTTGTTTTTATTATCCTCGTAGTTTTATTTTCATCTTTTGTGTCTGTAAAACAGGGCACTATCGTAGTAATTACCATTTTTGGCAAGTATCGCCGCATCTTAACTCCCGGCCTTAACTTTAAATTGCCGTTTATTGAAAGCATCTATTCAAAAATATCTATCCAAAACCGTTCGGTTGAACTGGAGTTCCAGGCGGTGACCTTTGACCAGGCCAACGTTTACTTTAAAGCGATGCTGCTTTATTCGGTACTCGATCAGCAGGAGGAGACCATTAAAAACGTAGCCTTTAAGTTTGTTGACGACCGGAATCTGATGCAGGCACTTATCCGCACGGTCGAAGGTTCAATAAGGGCTTTTGTAGCCACTAAGCGCCAATCGGAAGTATTGATCCTCCGGAGGGATATTGTTGAACACGTAAAAGAACAACTGGATGTAGTGCTTGAAGGCTGGGGTTATCACTTGCAGGACCTGCAGTTAAACGATATTACTTTTGATGAAGTGATCATGAAATCAATGAGCCAGGTGGTTGCCTCCAATAACCTGAAGGCTGCCGCCGAAAATGAAGGCCAGGCCCTGTTGATCACCAAAACAAAAGCTGCCGAGGCCGAAGGTAATGCCATCAAGATATCGGCAGAAGCTGAGCGCCAGGCATCGCAGCTGCGCGGGCAGGGTGTTGCGCTGTTCCGCGAGGAAGTGGCCAAGGGGATGTCAGTAGCAGCCAAAGAAATGCAGGATGCTAATATGGACACCTCGGTTATCCTGTTTACCATGTGGACAGAATCCATCAAACATTTTGCAGAAAACTCTACCGGCAACGTTATTTTCCTTGACGGATCAACCGATGCCATGCAGCATACCATGAAAGAATTAATGGCGTTAAACCAATTGCATGCTGATAAAGTCAAAAAGTAA
- a CDS encoding DUF922 domain-containing protein: protein MEIRVRRLILVAALMFFCCQAFAQPYKRLTVNDFKGAPSNNGDGAIAYTNCTIEYSYTARPEKDYYVLTFYIKLIMNSDRSWMNLSKIGSREMLEEILKHEQGHYNISYMEQQELLRTVGRTVFRSDYHRVADNIFDRIEAKYKQLNQNYDTDTQNSTNRVQQHSWDAYFQQRLNYMPIAKN, encoded by the coding sequence ATGGAAATAAGGGTCAGGCGGCTAATTCTCGTAGCCGCATTAATGTTTTTTTGCTGCCAGGCGTTTGCACAGCCTTATAAGAGGTTAACGGTAAATGATTTTAAAGGCGCACCCAGTAACAATGGCGATGGCGCAATTGCCTACACCAATTGCACCATTGAATACAGCTACACCGCCAGGCCCGAAAAGGATTATTATGTTTTAACGTTCTATATAAAACTGATAATGAACAGTGATCGTTCATGGATGAACCTGTCTAAGATCGGCTCCAGGGAAATGCTTGAAGAAATATTAAAACATGAACAGGGCCACTACAACATCAGCTATATGGAGCAGCAGGAGCTATTAAGAACGGTTGGCCGGACCGTTTTCCGGTCCGATTATCATAGAGTGGCTGATAATATCTTCGACCGTATTGAGGCAAAGTACAAGCAACTTAACCAAAATTACGACACCGATACCCAAAACTCAACCAATCGGGTACAGCAGCATAGCTGGGATGCCTATTTTCAGCAAAGATTGAATTATATGCCGATCGCCAAGAATTAA
- a CDS encoding L-histidine N(alpha)-methyltransferase, translated as MKNIENMQAVPMAIGITRPEKIKSSQFYLDVITGLNAQPKYLNSKYFYDVVGDKLFQDLMNCEEYYPTNCELEIFGEKTAEICGAIMGEGDAFDLIELGAGDATKSAYLLAYLLENNAGFTYLPIDISDNVISYLNITLPVTLPGIKIKGLNGEYFEMLERAAAASNKRKVVLFLGSNIGNMQHDDAVDFCRNMRAHLSKGDMLLIGFDLKKNPKTILAAYNDKEGITKKFNLNLLERINRELDGHFDIAKFEHYPTYDPENGACKSYLVSTCDQEVNIGAETISFLKDEYIFMEISQKFSVIQTNEMAISSGFKPVDHFFDSRKWFTDAIWIAE; from the coding sequence ATGAAAAACATTGAAAACATGCAGGCTGTCCCGATGGCTATCGGGATAACCCGACCTGAAAAAATAAAAAGCAGCCAGTTTTACCTGGATGTGATAACGGGTTTAAATGCACAACCGAAATATTTAAACTCTAAATATTTTTATGACGTCGTTGGCGATAAACTCTTCCAGGACCTGATGAACTGCGAAGAGTATTACCCCACCAACTGTGAGCTGGAGATATTCGGCGAAAAAACAGCTGAGATATGCGGGGCCATCATGGGGGAAGGAGATGCTTTTGATTTAATTGAGTTAGGCGCCGGCGATGCTACCAAATCAGCCTATCTTTTAGCTTATCTTTTGGAAAACAATGCCGGTTTCACTTATCTGCCGATTGATATTTCTGATAATGTGATTTCCTACCTAAACATCACCCTGCCGGTAACTTTGCCCGGAATTAAAATAAAAGGCCTGAACGGCGAATATTTTGAAATGCTTGAAAGAGCTGCTGCTGCTTCAAATAAACGCAAAGTAGTGCTGTTTTTAGGATCAAACATTGGCAATATGCAGCATGATGATGCTGTAGATTTTTGCCGGAACATGCGGGCGCATCTGTCAAAAGGCGATATGCTGCTGATTGGTTTCGACCTTAAAAAAAATCCAAAAACTATATTGGCTGCCTATAATGATAAAGAGGGCATCACTAAAAAGTTTAACCTTAATTTACTGGAACGCATCAACCGGGAACTGGATGGTCATTTTGATATAGCTAAATTTGAACACTATCCTACTTATGATCCCGAAAACGGCGCCTGCAAAAGTTACCTGGTAAGCACCTGCGATCAGGAAGTAAACATTGGCGCTGAAACCATTAGCTTTTTGAAGGATGAATATATTTTTATGGAGATTTCTCAAAAGTTTTCTGTCATCCAAACCAACGAAATGGCCATCAGTTCCGGATTTAAACCGGTTGACCATTTTTTTGACAGCCGGAAATGGTTTACCGATGCGATCTGGATAGCGGAATAA
- the egtB gene encoding ergothioneine biosynthesis protein EgtB, with protein sequence MDTAEKIISSDLATRYIGVRKRTEQICSPLQTEDYVVQPVVDVSPPKWHIGHTTWFFETFILKPYFMGYREYNPDYNYVFNSYYETVGNRVIRTDRGNLSRPTVMEIYRYREYVDEAMLKFLHESIGDEIKELLILGLNHEEQHQELLYTDIKYILGHNPLFPAYSKDYVSPKVNWVENEKFISVKEDIYEIGFAGDGFCFDNELNRHKVYLQAYEISPNQVTNAEYLNFMNAGGYHDFRHWHAEGWDWVKNNKIESPMYWHLIDGEWYQYSYHGLGLLNPKEPVCHISYFEAYAYAAWKALRLPTEFEWEAAANQFSWGKNWEWTESSYLPYPGFVKAPGAIGEYNGKFMVNQKVLRGASEVTPPGHSRVTYRNFFQTHLRWQFTGIRLAK encoded by the coding sequence ATGGACACAGCCGAAAAAATAATTTCAAGTGATCTGGCAACCCGATATATCGGGGTTCGCAAACGCACAGAGCAGATATGCAGCCCCCTGCAGACCGAGGACTATGTGGTGCAGCCTGTAGTTGACGTCAGCCCGCCTAAATGGCATATCGGGCATACAACCTGGTTTTTTGAAACCTTTATCCTGAAGCCTTATTTTATGGGCTACCGGGAATATAATCCCGATTACAACTATGTATTCAACAGTTACTACGAAACGGTAGGAAACCGGGTGATCCGCACCGACAGGGGTAACCTGAGCCGGCCAACAGTAATGGAGATTTACCGTTACCGGGAGTATGTGGACGAGGCAATGCTAAAGTTTTTGCACGAAAGTATTGGTGACGAAATAAAGGAGTTGCTGATACTTGGCCTGAACCATGAGGAACAGCACCAGGAACTATTATACACCGATATCAAATACATTTTGGGCCATAACCCGCTTTTTCCTGCCTATTCAAAGGATTACGTTTCGCCGAAGGTTAATTGGGTGGAGAACGAAAAATTCATCAGCGTAAAGGAAGATATCTATGAGATCGGGTTTGCCGGCGACGGTTTTTGTTTTGACAACGAACTGAATCGCCATAAAGTTTACCTGCAGGCCTATGAGATCAGCCCGAACCAGGTAACCAATGCCGAATACCTGAATTTTATGAATGCAGGCGGTTATCATGATTTCAGGCACTGGCATGCCGAAGGCTGGGACTGGGTAAAAAACAATAAAATAGAATCGCCCATGTACTGGCATTTAATCGACGGGGAGTGGTACCAGTATTCCTATCATGGCCTGGGGCTATTGAATCCCAAAGAGCCGGTTTGCCATATCAGTTATTTCGAGGCCTATGCTTATGCGGCATGGAAAGCATTGAGGCTGCCAACAGAATTTGAATGGGAAGCGGCCGCCAACCAATTTAGCTGGGGCAAAAACTGGGAATGGACCGAAAGCAGTTACCTTCCTTATCCCGGTTTCGTAAAAGCACCCGGCGCCATTGGCGAATACAATGGCAAATTTATGGTAAATCAAAAGGTGCTGCGCGGCGCTTCCGAAGTAACACCTCCGGGGCATAGCCGTGTTACCTATAGAAACTTTTTTCAAACACATTTACGCTGGCAGTTTACAGGCATTAGGTTGGCCAAATAA
- a CDS encoding ABC transporter permease/substrate-binding protein, giving the protein MNEQQSLWDFMRQQSGKLAEQTVQHIGLTFISLFIAVLIGLPLGIFISRRQRFSGPVLGVAGVLQTIPSIALLGFMIPVLGIGAKPAITALLLYALLPIIRNTFTGITGVDAAVKEAAVAMGMSKWQVLKKVELPLAMPVIFAGIRTATVITVGVATLASYIAAGGLGEFIFGGISLNNTNMILAGAIPAALLAVLFDFLLSRLQKLNLKRLKTATIILPLLLVLLSSFYWIPSAYGSKLKAGFTPEFMGRRDGNLGLQSKYGLRIRTVVISDAVMYKAAYEKQLDVISGYSTDGRLRAYDLVVLKDDKGIFPPYYAAPIVRENSLTKFALLEKILNLLAGKINDSTMTALNYQTDYLHQSPEKVAKNFLVSQKLWRPAQNGNEGVVRIGSKIFGEQYILANMYSMLIKGYSRYDVATKTGLGGTKICFDALMNDQIDLYPEYTGTGLLAILQPPVKVIDSVSTGSQATYIYVKDGFEKKYNVKWLKPIGFNNAYALMMRRQQAKNLNIKTISNLKRYLDNR; this is encoded by the coding sequence GTGAATGAGCAGCAATCTTTATGGGATTTTATGCGCCAGCAATCGGGCAAGCTTGCCGAACAAACCGTTCAGCATATCGGGCTTACTTTTATATCCCTGTTCATTGCTGTACTTATTGGCTTACCGTTGGGCATATTTATCAGCCGGAGACAACGATTTTCCGGCCCGGTTTTGGGTGTTGCAGGCGTATTACAAACCATCCCCAGCATAGCCTTGCTGGGTTTTATGATCCCGGTTTTGGGCATCGGGGCCAAACCCGCTATTACCGCCCTGTTACTTTATGCCTTACTGCCCATCATCCGCAACACCTTTACGGGGATAACCGGGGTTGACGCTGCTGTTAAAGAGGCCGCGGTAGCTATGGGCATGAGCAAATGGCAGGTATTAAAAAAGGTGGAACTGCCGCTGGCGATGCCGGTGATCTTTGCGGGCATCCGCACAGCCACCGTAATAACTGTAGGCGTAGCGACGCTGGCATCATATATCGCTGCAGGCGGCCTGGGTGAGTTTATCTTCGGTGGCATCTCGCTCAACAATACCAATATGATCCTGGCCGGCGCCATCCCGGCGGCATTGCTGGCTGTTTTATTTGATTTTTTGCTGTCGCGATTGCAAAAGCTCAACCTAAAAAGACTAAAAACTGCTACTATAATACTGCCGCTGCTGCTTGTTCTATTGTCCTCATTTTACTGGATCCCATCTGCCTATGGCAGCAAACTCAAGGCAGGGTTCACCCCGGAGTTTATGGGCAGGCGCGATGGTAACCTGGGCCTGCAAAGCAAATACGGCTTGCGTATCCGTACCGTAGTGATCAGTGATGCAGTGATGTATAAGGCCGCTTACGAAAAACAGCTCGACGTGATCAGCGGTTATTCAACTGATGGAAGGCTAAGGGCATACGACCTGGTGGTATTAAAAGATGACAAAGGAATTTTTCCGCCATATTACGCCGCACCCATCGTTAGAGAAAATTCACTAACAAAATTTGCATTGTTAGAAAAAATACTAAATTTGTTAGCCGGGAAAATAAACGACAGCACCATGACCGCCCTGAACTATCAAACTGATTACCTTCATCAAAGCCCTGAAAAAGTGGCAAAAAACTTCCTGGTTTCACAAAAATTATGGAGGCCGGCGCAAAATGGAAATGAAGGTGTGGTACGGATCGGGTCGAAAATATTTGGCGAACAATACATCCTGGCGAATATGTACAGCATGCTGATTAAAGGATATTCCCGTTACGATGTTGCCACCAAAACAGGGCTGGGGGGTACAAAAATATGCTTTGATGCTTTAATGAATGACCAGATCGATCTGTACCCTGAATATACAGGAACAGGTTTACTGGCCATATTACAGCCTCCGGTTAAAGTTATTGATTCAGTAAGCACCGGCAGCCAGGCAACCTATATTTATGTAAAGGATGGATTTGAGAAAAAATATAATGTCAAATGGCTAAAACCAATCGGGTTTAATAATGCGTATGCTTTGATGATGCGGAGGCAGCAGGCCAAAAATTTAAATATTAAAACAATTTCTAACCTGAAACGATATTTGGATAACAGGTAA
- a CDS encoding ABC transporter ATP-binding protein: MIKVEQLSKHFGKVKAVNGISFEVEEQENLILLGTSGCGKTTTLKMINRLIEPTSGKIFIDGKNILEQQPEVLRRGIGYVLQNNGLFPHYTVAENIAIVPQLLKWDKKRIEKRTSELLEKLHLSTKHLSAYPSELSGGQQQRIGLARALVADPPVLLMDEPFGALDNVTRSKIQAEFKALDELKRKTIIMVTHDVQEAFELGDRICIMDKGEIVQNGTPSALLFKPKNDFVKEFLKEQRLLLEFKTITVKSLWHLLSDEEIKGQQPGILVNYTTDLWTVFERAAFFNAERLNMANLENKEMKTVSFETLMSAFYQYQKGHSRE; this comes from the coding sequence ATGATTAAGGTTGAACAGCTCAGCAAACACTTTGGCAAAGTTAAAGCCGTAAACGGCATTTCGTTCGAAGTGGAGGAGCAGGAGAATCTTATCCTTTTGGGCACCAGCGGCTGCGGCAAAACCACCACACTTAAAATGATCAACAGGCTTATTGAGCCAACATCAGGTAAAATTTTTATCGACGGAAAAAACATCCTGGAGCAACAGCCCGAAGTATTGCGGCGCGGCATTGGCTACGTACTGCAAAATAACGGTCTTTTTCCGCATTATACCGTTGCCGAAAATATTGCCATCGTACCGCAACTGTTAAAATGGGATAAAAAGCGGATAGAAAAACGCACCAGCGAATTACTTGAAAAATTGCATCTCTCCACAAAACACCTCAGCGCCTATCCCAGCGAGTTAAGCGGTGGCCAGCAACAGCGCATAGGGCTGGCAAGGGCTTTGGTGGCTGACCCTCCGGTATTGCTGATGGATGAACCATTTGGCGCGCTGGACAATGTTACCCGCTCAAAAATACAGGCAGAGTTTAAGGCGCTGGATGAACTGAAAAGAAAGACCATTATTATGGTTACCCATGATGTGCAGGAAGCCTTTGAACTGGGCGACCGCATTTGCATTATGGATAAAGGGGAAATTGTCCAAAATGGCACTCCATCAGCGTTGTTGTTCAAGCCCAAAAACGATTTTGTAAAGGAATTTTTGAAAGAGCAAAGGCTACTGCTGGAATTTAAAACAATCACGGTTAAATCACTCTGGCATTTACTTTCAGATGAAGAGATAAAAGGGCAACAGCCTGGCATACTGGTTAATTATACAACTGATTTATGGACAGTTTTCGAACGGGCTGCATTTTTTAATGCTGAACGCTTAAATATGGCAAATTTGGAAAACAAGGAAATGAAGACGGTGTCTTTTGAAACTTTAATGTCAGCTTTTTATCAATATCAGAAAGGGCACAGCCGTGAATGA
- a CDS encoding mercuric reductase, with amino-acid sequence MKQYDAIVIGSGQAGGPLAKKLALAGKRTALIEKRWIGGTCVNDGCTPTKTMVASAKMAYMADNSQALGVKIKGFSVDMAKIKKRKDAIVHQFRNGSQKGLEATRNLDVIFGEATFTGDKTISVKLNSGRIKEFNADLFFINTGAKPFIPEIEGLNDIDYLTSTTIMDLDKVPEHLLVIGGNYIGLEFGQMFSRFGSKVTIVEKSGRIVSREDEDVSEELTKILQEEDITILCNASTSKIKKKQGEKITATVLINGSEKKVRCSHVLVAVGRVPQTATLNLPATGVEMDERGNVKVNDKLETNIKGIYALGDVKGGPAFTHISYNDYTIVYRNLVKNENLSIKDRPVPYCMFTDPQLGCIGINETEAKKRKLNYKVAKLPMAYVARAIETGDTRGFMKAIVDPDTKQILGATILGPEGGETMTVLQMAMAGGITYDEIRYFVFAHPLFAESLNNLFMAMDT; translated from the coding sequence ATGAAACAATACGATGCAATAGTTATCGGATCAGGCCAGGCAGGCGGACCGCTGGCCAAAAAACTGGCCCTCGCGGGCAAGAGAACGGCGCTGATAGAAAAACGCTGGATCGGGGGCACCTGTGTAAATGATGGCTGCACGCCCACAAAAACCATGGTGGCTTCGGCAAAAATGGCTTATATGGCCGATAACAGCCAGGCGCTCGGTGTAAAAATAAAAGGCTTTTCGGTGGACATGGCAAAGATCAAAAAGAGAAAGGACGCCATCGTTCACCAATTCAGGAATGGCAGCCAGAAAGGCTTGGAGGCTACCAGAAACCTCGATGTCATCTTCGGCGAAGCTACCTTTACGGGTGACAAAACCATTTCGGTAAAACTGAACAGCGGCAGGATAAAGGAGTTTAATGCCGACTTATTTTTTATCAATACCGGCGCCAAACCCTTTATTCCTGAAATTGAAGGCTTAAACGACATTGACTATCTAACCTCAACCACCATTATGGACCTGGATAAAGTGCCCGAACATTTGCTGGTGATCGGTGGCAATTATATCGGCCTGGAGTTTGGGCAAATGTTCAGCCGCTTTGGCAGCAAGGTTACTATTGTCGAAAAGTCAGGCCGGATCGTATCCCGTGAGGACGAAGATGTTTCGGAAGAGCTTACCAAAATATTACAGGAAGAGGATATCACCATTCTTTGCAATGCCTCAACATCAAAAATCAAAAAGAAACAGGGTGAAAAAATCACCGCAACAGTGTTAATTAATGGGTCGGAAAAAAAGGTCAGGTGCTCGCACGTACTGGTTGCCGTGGGGCGCGTGCCACAAACGGCCACTTTAAACCTGCCGGCAACCGGGGTTGAAATGGATGAACGCGGCAACGTTAAGGTAAATGATAAACTGGAAACCAATATTAAAGGCATTTACGCTTTGGGCGATGTAAAAGGCGGCCCGGCCTTTACGCACATCAGTTATAACGACTATACCATTGTTTACCGTAACCTGGTAAAAAATGAGAATCTCAGCATAAAGGACCGTCCCGTGCCTTACTGTATGTTTACCGATCCGCAACTGGGCTGTATCGGCATCAATGAAACTGAGGCCAAAAAACGTAAACTGAATTATAAAGTAGCAAAACTGCCCATGGCTTATGTTGCCCGCGCCATTGAGACAGGCGATACCCGCGGCTTCATGAAAGCCATTGTTGATCCGGATACCAAACAGATTCTGGGCGCCACTATTTTAGGCCCTGAAGGCGGCGAAACCATGACGGTGCTGCAAATGGCCATGGCAGGCGGCATTACTTATGATGAGATCCGCTATTTTGTATTCGCCCACCCGCTTTTTGCCGAATCGTTAAATAACCTTTTTATGGCGATGGATACATAA
- a CDS encoding DUF427 domain-containing protein, producing the protein MKAIWNDQVIAESDDTIVVENNHYFPKESVNTEYLRPSPAHTTCIWKGKASYHTLEVNGKENLDAAWFYPDPSPAAAQIKDYIAFWKGVKVIA; encoded by the coding sequence ATGAAAGCAATATGGAACGACCAGGTGATTGCCGAAAGCGATGACACCATTGTAGTTGAGAATAACCATTATTTCCCGAAAGAGAGTGTTAATACCGAATATTTGAGGCCCTCGCCTGCACATACCACCTGCATTTGGAAGGGTAAGGCATCCTACCACACGCTTGAAGTAAACGGAAAAGAAAACCTGGATGCTGCGTGGTTTTACCCGGATCCGAGCCCTGCGGCGGCTCAAATTAAAGATTACATCGCCTTTTGGAAAGGTGTAAAAGTAATAGCCTGA
- a CDS encoding DUF2306 domain-containing protein codes for MKIAGKVLWYFAFFWVLVLCAGTFLQYYDFKNDSHFLQIKEAAVKTGWYLPAFYCHIIGSSIILMAGFFQFSKKVYRNKPLHKALGKVYVFGVLFFAAPGAYIMTLFIDRGKWVFLSFLLQNTLWVIFTLSAWLLVKNKRIDDHIKMMRRSYALAFGAVTLRFYIWAFTVFGSGVGFANNYIIISFLSWVPNLILAEGINYYYRKQVFIAG; via the coding sequence ATGAAAATAGCGGGAAAGGTGCTATGGTATTTTGCCTTTTTTTGGGTGTTGGTGTTGTGCGCAGGTACATTTTTGCAGTACTATGATTTTAAAAACGATTCGCACTTTTTGCAGATAAAAGAGGCTGCTGTAAAAACAGGCTGGTACCTGCCCGCATTTTATTGCCATATCATAGGCAGCAGTATTATATTGATGGCCGGCTTTTTTCAATTCTCCAAAAAGGTGTATAGGAATAAGCCCCTGCATAAGGCGCTGGGTAAAGTTTATGTGTTCGGAGTGCTATTCTTTGCTGCCCCGGGCGCTTATATCATGACGCTGTTTATCGACCGCGGCAAGTGGGTTTTCTTATCGTTCCTGCTGCAAAATACATTGTGGGTAATATTTACCCTGTCGGCCTGGCTGCTTGTAAAAAACAAAAGGATTGACGACCACATCAAAATGATGCGCCGAAGCTATGCCCTGGCTTTTGGCGCAGTTACCCTGCGTTTTTATATCTGGGCCTTTACGGTATTTGGCAGTGGCGTAGGCTTTGCAAATAACTACATCATTATTTCGTTTTTAAGCTGGGTACCCAACCTTATTTTGGCCGAAGGGATAAATTATTATTACCGGAAACAGGTTTTTATTGCAGGATAA